In Oceanotoga teriensis, the DNA window GATCTGCCTTCTTGAAGCTCCATCAATTCTTGCAGCTTCAATATACTCTAAAGGAATTGTTTGAAGTCCAGCTAAAAAAATAACTATACAATAACCGAGTTGAACCCATACAGTAGTTATAACAATACAAAACAAAGCCTGCTCTGTACTACCCAAAAATTGTTGCGTAGAAAGATTAAGATTCAAAAGAATACTATTAAACACTCCCATTGGTGGTGGTTGATAAAACCATCTCCAGACCCAACTCACAGCTACAAGCGGAGTGATATAAGGCATAACATATAAAAGTCTGAACAACCACTGAAATTTTCTTATCCTATTTAACATAACAGCTATTATCAAAGACAAAAAAATTACTAATGGAACACCAAAAATAACATATTTAATAGTATTCCACAAAGACTTTAAAAAAACTTCATCAGAAAAAATCTTTGCAAAATTTTCAAATCCTATAAAATTAATATCTTTAGACAATAAATTCCAATCAGTAAAACTCATTGCAAGGGAAAAAATCATGGGCAAAAATCTTACAACAAGAAAAAATATAATTGGAACAAAAAGAAAAGTATAAGCTGTAATAGTATATTTTCGTTCTAAAGACCCTTTTTTCATCCCCATATAAACTCTCCTTCCAGAAGATTCCGTGGAATATATATTCCACGGAACACAAAATCATAAAATTATTTATTTATTCCAAAACTCATCCAAAATTTTTTGTTCTGTATCAGCAGCTTTTTTCCAAGCATCTTCAGCTGAAACATCTTTTAAATATACTTCATCTATAGCATTCATCATTAATTCTCTTTGTGCTTTTTCATCTGCAAAAAAAGTAGCATGGGCATATTCCAAACCTTTCAAAAATGGACCATATTTAGGATCATCATAATATTTTAAAGCTACTTCTGGATTTGCAGGAAGTTCTCCAGTATTCTTAAGCCAAAGTTCCATAGCTTTCGGAGAAGTAATAAATTCTAAAAATTTAACTGAAGCGTCGAGTTTCTCACCTTTTGCATTTGTAGTAATACCATGAGCCCAAAAAGAAGCAAAATTAGATTTTATTCCATTATATTCTGGCAACTCCACAACACCATAATCTAAATTTCTATTAGCATCTAAAGTTCCAAGTCTAAAAGAACCATCTATAGTCATAGCAGCCATATTAGATTGAAAGGCTGTTACATCGTCATTCAAGAAATTAGGAAAACCAACATTATCTTTAACTATCCTATCCACATACCATTGCAAAACCTCTGATTTAGCACCTGTTTTATCATATAAAACAGTTTTATTATCTGAAGTATAAGGAACACCACCAAACTGTCTTACAAGAACTTCTCTGAGCCAATGATGATGTTGACCACTTGGCTGCATTGTAAATCCAGCTCTGATTAGATTACCCCTTTTATCATATTTTGAAAGTTTTTTAGCAACTTCTATAACCTCATTCAAATTTTTTGGAGGTTGTTCTAAGCCTATTTCTTTCAATATTTTTTTATTATAAAAAAGTGCTAAAGATCTAACAGCCGTAGGAACGGCATAATACTTACCTTCATATTGAACACTTTTTTCAACAAAAGGATAAAAATTATTATCAAAATAATCTTTATTAAAAGTATCTTTAGGTAATTCCATTAAATATCCAGACTCAATATACATAGGAAGCCATCCATAAAAAAGATTTATTACATCTGGCCCAACTCCAGCCGGTAAAGAAGCGGCAACTTTCTGATTATAATTCTCATACGGAAAAGTCACATGTTTAACTTCAATATCTGGATTCTCTTTTTCAAACTCTTTAATCAATTGATTAATAGTATCCTGTTTTGTCTTATAAAAATATTGCCAATAAGTGATAGTTGTCTTTGAAAAAGCAAAACTAAACATAAAAATAAATAAAACTGCAAACAAAATAGCCCTCTTCATACTCAACACCTCCAAGTTTACTTATAATTTCATAAAAACATTATCATGAACAAGAGATACAGCTCCCAATGCAACACCTAAATCTCCCAACTTCCCCCTTTCAAAAGAAATTTCAGATAAAATCTCTTCAGGAACAGTTTTCTTAAGGGTATTAAAAATACTATTAATTATCAAATCATATCTGTTATATCCAATTCCACCGGTGATAACTACAATCTCAGGATCTAAAAGATTAATAACATTCGAAATACCCAAAGCAAGATGTTCACAAGAATCCTCAAAAATCTTCTTATAATCATCATTATTATCAAGAGAATCGAAAAACTCAATAGCTGTTATATCTTCATTGAGAATATTTTTAACCTTTCTCTCAATAGCATTTCCAGAAAACCAATTCTCAAGATGACCAAATATTTTATAATCATCATTTTTTTCTCTTTCCCAATCAGTTATCAAATAACCAAACTCTCCTGCCATATTATGTGAACCAGTATAAACTTCACCATTAATAATAATTCCAGAACCTGTTCCAGTACCTATAGCAGTCAAAAAAATATTTTTAGCATTCTTTGCTGCACCTTTCCACATCTCACCAAAAGAATTTGCTGTTACATCATTAGAAACAATTACAGGAATAGAATAAATATTTCTTATACATTCGGCAAGTGAAAAATTTTTAATATTAAAAGCGGGAAGATAATAAACAAAACCACTTCTCATATTAGTTGTTCCTGGAACTCCAATACCAATACCAATTACTTTTTCTCTATCTTCAGGCATAACATTATCAATACACTTTCTTATGATCATTACAAGATCTTCTTTAGAATCAATACCTTTAGTAATATCTTTGTACTTTTTAATAATATTTCCATCGAGATCAGATAAAATTGAAATAATCTTATTACCCCCAACATCGATACCAATAATATACTTAAAATCTGGAACAAATGACAACAATATAGGTTTTTTACCACCTTTTTTAGAACTCTTACCAACTTTTTTTTCCTCAACGGCTCCTTCAACAATAAATTTATTTATAACCTGAGAAACAACAGGTTTAGATAAACATACTCTCCTGGATATATCAGCACGAGATATTAAATTATCTTTTCTCAAAGTTTTTAATATTCTTTCTTCAACCTCTTTTAAAATCTCAGACATTTTCAACCTCCGCGTAAGTTAATTATTTTTACTAACAAACTAATTCTATAAAAAATTACATTTTTTTTAAAATGTAATTACAGATATTAGAGGACGATTAAAGTTAGTTATATAAAATTAATATTTTATTTCTTTTTTTGTAAAATCATTTTTTTAAAATACAAAAGAAAAAATAGAGAATAAAAATTCTCTATTTTCAGCTTTAATTAATTATTATAAAGTTTTTTACTATTAGTTTATAAATTTAACTAACAAACCAATCAAAAAAATAATATAAAACAAAACAATATATAGAATTTTAAATAAAATTAAAGACATTATGATAAAATTGAATAACATAAAAAAAGTGGGGGTAAATAGATGGAAAATCAAGAGATGGAGCTTACATTTTCAGACATAATAAGAATATTCAAAAGGAGAAGAGGAATATTTTATGCAACAGTTCTAATAGTATTTATAATAACTGTTTTATATTTATTATTTTTTACTAAACCAATTTACAAGGCAGAAACAACTATTGAATATCAAGGAAAAACATCAACATCATCATTAAGTCAATATGCAGGACTTGCCTCTATGGCTGGAATAGCACTTCCAAGTAGTGGATCAAGTGATCTCCCAAACGAACTACAAAGAATGAAATCGGATTATGTACTTGGAAAAATAGTAGATGAATTAAATATGGTTGAAAAAGCAAATAATAATAAAGGTTTACTCGCTAAGATAAGAAAAATAGATTATAAAAAAAGAGATTTTATAGATTCATTAAGACAAGATTTGAAAATAACTTCGATAAAAGATACAAGTTTTGTAAAAATATCCTATGAAAGTAAAAATCCAACACAAGCAGCATCTATAGTTAATATGGTATATGATTATTATCTTGAATATGATGAACAGTTAACAACACAACGTTCAGATCAAACGATAATTCAGATAAAATCTGTATTTAATGATCTTGAAAATCAATATAATAAAATGACAAAACAATTATATGATTATAAAGTAGAAAATAAGATAAGTGACAATGCTGTACAAACAGAATTAATAAAGTATTATGAAGATACCTATTTAAAACTATTAAAAATGGATCAAGATAGACAACAACTCGAAATAACTCTTGAAACTATTGAAAAAACTTTAATAGAAACAAGTGAAGAAATGAAAGAGATAATATTAACTTCTTCACAAGCAAATTTATCCTCATTAAAGAATCAACTTGTGAATTATCAAATAGAACTTGAGACATTAAAATTAAATCAACCAAATTCACCGAGAATAATAGAACTTGAAAATTCTATAAAGATTACTCAAACAGAACTAACAACACAGCAAAATAAAATACTTAATGATAATTTAAAATATCTTTCTATAACTGATAGAACAAAATTTCAACAGTATATACAAACAAAAACACAACTTGAACTTTTTGATGTTACAAAGGAAGTATATCAACAAATGTTAAAAGTTATAGATTCTGAAATAAATAAGAAATCACCAATAATATATCAATATCTTCAAATGTTAAAAGAGCAAAAAATAATAGAAAGCAAATATAACATTTTTTATAACACATTAGAACAAGAACAATTAAAAAAATCATTGTATAATTCAAAATTTACGATAATAGAAAATTCATATGTACCACAAAGACCTATATCCCCAAATAAAAAACTGACACTTGCAATAGGTTTAGTCCTTGGTATATTTCTTGGTATATTATTAGTATTTATAAAAGAATCTTCAGATAAAAAATTAAAAGATAAAAGAGAGTTTGAATCACTTTTTAAAGAAATAGATTTGAATATAAACAAAGTAGAAGATGCAGAAAAAATATATAATTATATGTATAAATATAATTTTAAAAAAGTTGGAATAATAGTAGATAAAAATTCAACAAAACAGAAACGAATAATAAATAAATTAAAGGAATTAATAAAAGAAGTAGATAATACTGTAGAATTTGAAGAACCTAAAGATGAAATAAATTTGAAAACAAAAATACAAAAATTTGAAGATATAAAAACTAAAGAAAAAGCAATAATAATATTTGAAAGTATAGAAAGTCCATCATATATACTATATGAAGAACATATGGATAAAAAAATAATTTTTGTAGAAGAAAAACTATCTGAATTACAAATGATAGAAGAAACAATAAAAAAAGAACCTAAAATAGTTAAAGCATATATAAAATAATAATTCGGCTTACAATTTTTATTGTAAGCCGCTTTCTCATTAAAGGAGCAAAAAATGAAAAGAATAATAATTTTAATGATTATTATGATCAATATAACTATATATTCACAGTTTCAAAATTATATATATATAGGAACAGATATAAAATATGAAAACAGAATAAAAAATGATTACAAACCATCACATGGATGGTATGAAAATCAATGGATAAATGATAGTATATTAAGAGATTATTCTGTATACAATGCAAAATTAATAAGCATAGGATTCAAAAGTCAGTATGATAAAAAATTCTATGCACAATTTATAGCAGATTTAAGACTTTCAGAAACGGCTTATTATAATTATAAAAATTATAATATATATAATTTAAAAGATATTACATACATATCATTGGACTTTCCAACCAATTCATATCTAAATTATAAAGAAAAAAATTATGAAATAACACTTGGAAGAACCAAAATAAAATCAGGCAATTTAATATATCCAATAACCTTATCAAATAATGCACCATATTATGATAATTTAAATATAAAAATAAAACTAAACAAAATAAATTATCAAATGGCATTCATATCATCATTTCCATTCTTATCTAAACAAGAATATGAATATAAATTTTCAAAAGGAAATTTCTCTGCATACAGAAATGACATATTTCAAAAAATATATCATGAAGATCAAAATTTTGAATATGCATTACAAATACTCAATCATATAGCAGGAAGATTACCCTCACCTTTAGACATAGTAAAATCAGAAACAGGACTTTTATCAACATATATAAAATATAAAACATTCATAAATATGTATGCAGAATACACTATAAACTATTCAAATCTAAAATCATCATTTGCATTTGGAATGAATAAAACATTTGATATATTAAATTTACAAATAACTCCAACAATAGAATATTATAATATTTCAAAAAATATATACCATGATGAAGACCCATATAAACAACTTTATTACAGGGGATTTTCACTGTCTAATACTCCACCAGCAAGATTAATGTTCAATTATCCATTTGGATTTAAATATGGAGAAGATTCAAACATGATAGCCATGAATTTAAATATAGAGAATAAAAACCTAAAAATAAGTATACAATATGATAATGGAAAAAATAAAGAAGGAAAGATAAACAATCTAAACTTAAACACATATATAAAACTAAAATATGGAGACATAAAACTATCATATATAAACCTCAACCTAAATGAAAAACATCAAAATATCCTAAGTATACATTATATATTTGATTTGGATATACAACTTTAAAAAAAGGAGCAAAAAATGAAAAAAATTATAACTTTTATGATGATAATATCATCAATAATTATATTTGCTTCGATAAATACAAATAATTTTAATATCATAAAAAATATATATCAAGGAAAAAGTATAACAAATATAAAACCATATCCAACAAACTTCAAAAATCAAATCAATTATAAAAATAAATCTATATATATAATACAAAACCCATTGTTCATAATTGGAGGACAATATATAACGGATTGGTCAAACTTTGAAAGAGGTCTATATCTTTCAGATTCATTACCATATGTAAATGGAATAACAACTGGATATCATACAAAAGGAATAAATATAACAAGTGGAGTATACTTTTTTTCACCAAATCTTACAAAACAAGAGTTATTGATACAACAAAACCCTGCAATAGATTCAAATTCAGATAGAGCTCCATTAATAAATACAATATATAAAAATTCAGGATATTCAGAACCATATAAGACATATATAATACATTCAATCGAATTTAATCCATGGGACTTCATGAGATTCTCATTCTCTGAAATAAATCTTGTAGGAGGAAAATTTCCAGATCTTGTAGATATCAATCCTCTTGGTATACTTCATAACACCTATGGAGAAGGATATTCAAATGCAATGCTTGCAGCTGAATTATCTTTAATACCATATAAAGGATTTCAAATATATGCTGAATATGCTCAAGATGATATAGTTGTTGGAGCAACAGAAGCAGGTGCAGAAGGATATAAACCAACAGCAATAGCTTATGCTTTTGGAGGTAGATATGTAAATAAAATAAATGATATATATATATCACCAAAAATAGAATACTATACTATTTATACATGGATGTACAACAGATGGCAAAAATTATTAAAATTTACAGCAGAATATGACAACATAGAAATACCTATGGGATTTGACTATGGAAATGATATGAATGGATTTTTATTTGGCTTAGATCTGTATAAAGAAAACATAGAAATAAAACTTACAATCGAAAATTATAATATTGGAATTATAAATTTAGATACAAATTATAACGATGAAAGAAAAAAAGAAAAAGAAAATTGGAAAATATATTCACCAATAAAAAATAAAACCATACTTGGAATAAAGTTTTCATTTGAAATATAAAATTTGTTAATGTTTATGTATGCTAATAGTTCTAATAATGTTATATATAAAATAATTAAATAAATGATATAATAATTAAGAAGTATATACAGATTGGGAGGATTTTGATGGCTAAAAAAGAATTGGACTTTAATTTTAATTACATAATAAACATCTTTAAAAGAAGGAAAAAAATATTTTATATCACATTTTTCATAGTTATGATAGCTACTGTAGCATATCTTTTCATTGCACCAATAAAATACAAAGCAAAAATGGTTGTTGAATACACTGCTGGAGATTCATCAAATTCTTCTTCAATTGGTTCACTTGCAAGTATGGCAACACTCGCTGGAGTATCTGGTGGAGTATCAAATATTGCAAATGAAATAGAAAAAATAAAATCAGGACCTGTTCTTACAAAGATAGTAGAAGAACTCGATATGGTAAATAAAGCAAATAATAATAAAAGTTTATATGCAAAATTAAGAGGAATAGAATTTACAACAGAACACATGATAAATGGTCTTTTAGAAAATTTAAATATATCAAATATAAAAGAAACAAACCTCATAGAAATAAAATATGAAAGCAAAAGTCAAGAAGAAGCAGCGAGAATTGTTAATTTAATATATAATTACTATATGCAAATAAACAAAGAAAATTATATAAAAGAATCAGAAGAATATTCTAAAGTATTACAAGAATCGTTTAACCAAATATCTTCACAATATGAAGACATAAATAAAAAACTTATAGATTATCAAACAAAAAATAAAATAGACATATCAGCTCAACAAGATCCAATGATAGAATACTATGCTCAGGCATACATGAATCTTATAAAGCTTGACTCAGAAAAATCTAATTTAGAAATGAAAAAACAGTCTATAGAAAATAATCTATATGAACTCGATCCAAAAACAAAAGAATTCATACTTGAAAATACAAATGTTAACTCTACAATAAACTCGATAAAATCAAATATTGTACAAAAACAAATACAACTTGAAACATTAAAACTTACAACACCAAATGCCCCACAAATAGGAATACTCGAAGCTGAAATTAAAGCG includes these proteins:
- a CDS encoding carbohydrate ABC transporter permease translates to MKKGSLERKYTITAYTFLFVPIIFFLVVRFLPMIFSLAMSFTDWNLLSKDINFIGFENFAKIFSDEVFLKSLWNTIKYVIFGVPLVIFLSLIIAVMLNRIRKFQWLFRLLYVMPYITPLVAVSWVWRWFYQPPPMGVFNSILLNLNLSTQQFLGSTEQALFCIVITTVWVQLGYCIVIFLAGLQTIPLEYIEAARIDGASRRQITWKIVVPLLKPITLFLVVMQSISFLRIFTQVYNMSVQGSGGPLNSTKPLVLYIYEKAFVNFDMGLASSASLILFALIMFITFIQMKFLNEKS
- a CDS encoding extracellular solute-binding protein, with translation MKRAILFAVLFIFMFSFAFSKTTITYWQYFYKTKQDTINQLIKEFEKENPDIEVKHVTFPYENYNQKVAASLPAGVGPDVINLFYGWLPMYIESGYLMELPKDTFNKDYFDNNFYPFVEKSVQYEGKYYAVPTAVRSLALFYNKKILKEIGLEQPPKNLNEVIEVAKKLSKYDKRGNLIRAGFTMQPSGQHHHWLREVLVRQFGGVPYTSDNKTVLYDKTGAKSEVLQWYVDRIVKDNVGFPNFLNDDVTAFQSNMAAMTIDGSFRLGTLDANRNLDYGVVELPEYNGIKSNFASFWAHGITTNAKGEKLDASVKFLEFITSPKAMELWLKNTGELPANPEVALKYYDDPKYGPFLKGLEYAHATFFADEKAQRELMMNAIDEVYLKDVSAEDAWKKAADTEQKILDEFWNK
- a CDS encoding ROK family protein, yielding MSEILKEVEERILKTLRKDNLISRADISRRVCLSKPVVSQVINKFIVEGAVEEKKVGKSSKKGGKKPILLSFVPDFKYIIGIDVGGNKIISILSDLDGNIIKKYKDITKGIDSKEDLVMIIRKCIDNVMPEDREKVIGIGIGVPGTTNMRSGFVYYLPAFNIKNFSLAECIRNIYSIPVIVSNDVTANSFGEMWKGAAKNAKNIFLTAIGTGTGSGIIINGEVYTGSHNMAGEFGYLITDWEREKNDDYKIFGHLENWFSGNAIERKVKNILNEDITAIEFFDSLDNNDDYKKIFEDSCEHLALGISNVINLLDPEIVVITGGIGYNRYDLIINSIFNTLKKTVPEEILSEISFERGKLGDLGVALGAVSLVHDNVFMKL
- a CDS encoding GumC family protein; the protein is MENQEMELTFSDIIRIFKRRRGIFYATVLIVFIITVLYLLFFTKPIYKAETTIEYQGKTSTSSLSQYAGLASMAGIALPSSGSSDLPNELQRMKSDYVLGKIVDELNMVEKANNNKGLLAKIRKIDYKKRDFIDSLRQDLKITSIKDTSFVKISYESKNPTQAASIVNMVYDYYLEYDEQLTTQRSDQTIIQIKSVFNDLENQYNKMTKQLYDYKVENKISDNAVQTELIKYYEDTYLKLLKMDQDRQQLEITLETIEKTLIETSEEMKEIILTSSQANLSSLKNQLVNYQIELETLKLNQPNSPRIIELENSIKITQTELTTQQNKILNDNLKYLSITDRTKFQQYIQTKTQLELFDVTKEVYQQMLKVIDSEINKKSPIIYQYLQMLKEQKIIESKYNIFYNTLEQEQLKKSLYNSKFTIIENSYVPQRPISPNKKLTLAIGLVLGIFLGILLVFIKESSDKKLKDKREFESLFKEIDLNINKVEDAEKIYNYMYKYNFKKVGIIVDKNSTKQKRIINKLKELIKEVDNTVEFEEPKDEINLKTKIQKFEDIKTKEKAIIIFESIESPSYILYEEHMDKKIIFVEEKLSELQMIEETIKKEPKIVKAYIK
- a CDS encoding GumC family protein yields the protein MAKKELDFNFNYIINIFKRRKKIFYITFFIVMIATVAYLFIAPIKYKAKMVVEYTAGDSSNSSSIGSLASMATLAGVSGGVSNIANEIEKIKSGPVLTKIVEELDMVNKANNNKSLYAKLRGIEFTTEHMINGLLENLNISNIKETNLIEIKYESKSQEEAARIVNLIYNYYMQINKENYIKESEEYSKVLQESFNQISSQYEDINKKLIDYQTKNKIDISAQQDPMIEYYAQAYMNLIKLDSEKSNLEMKKQSIENNLYELDPKTKEFILENTNVNSTINSIKSNIVQKQIQLETLKLTTPNAPQIGILEAEIKAAQKKLQETTTQILSDDLKYLAVVDKNKYEEYIQTKTQLELFDTLKESSEKMLNIIDNEISSKSPLLYKYFLLRKDKTILELKYTGLLNALEQENLKRTFYKPKLKIVTDVSIPQIPFSPNKKLTVVLGFLLGIIFGIIMVIFKENTDKNIKSKNEFEGLFRSSDIILNNIEDSRKIFNYIYKNNYKKLGIILTNPTSEQNRISDKLYNMLNQFNNNIVYLKPEENQDLKQDINNYENFKKSEYGLIHFKKYDSSDYILYNELLDKKILLIQEEKTDIEEIENILDKEKNIVTVYIKK